A part of Flavobacteriaceae bacterium GSB9 genomic DNA contains:
- a CDS encoding iron-containing alcohol dehydrogenase has translation MNSITLLQPGKIMFGENTINELGNDAILESSKRILFLVATPILNAVEATVKNFQNKGKEVLLVEYKFVGEPTFSQFNQLLDDYENFNPDCVIGVGGGSVLDCAKLLAALINNSQKLEDVVGIGFLKGRDIKLICVPTTSGTGSEVSPNAILLNEETQAKSGIISPFLVPDACYLDSVLTVSLPSKLTAETGIDALSHCIEAYTNKFAHPTVDTYALRGIKLISDNLEKAYQDGSDIEARSALLLGSMYGGLCLGPVNTSAVHALSYGLGGKFHIAHGLSNAILMPEVLRFNLSANPKRHAEVARALGITWNGSDENIAALGIEKIEALSNACGIPQKLSEIGITKEVLPELADIAMKVTRLLKNNPREVTRQDAINIYKKLL, from the coding sequence ATGAATTCAATTACGCTGTTGCAGCCAGGAAAGATTATGTTTGGCGAAAACACAATCAACGAGCTTGGTAACGATGCTATTTTAGAAAGTTCAAAACGCATCTTGTTTTTGGTGGCTACACCTATTTTAAATGCCGTTGAAGCTACAGTAAAAAACTTTCAAAATAAAGGAAAGGAAGTCCTTCTTGTAGAATATAAATTTGTTGGGGAACCTACTTTTTCACAGTTCAACCAATTACTAGATGATTATGAAAACTTCAATCCAGATTGTGTTATTGGAGTAGGTGGAGGAAGTGTTTTAGATTGCGCCAAGCTTTTAGCAGCATTAATTAACAATTCCCAAAAGCTAGAAGATGTAGTTGGTATTGGCTTTTTAAAAGGAAGGGATATAAAACTAATTTGTGTTCCTACAACCTCTGGTACAGGTAGCGAAGTATCGCCAAATGCCATTTTGTTAAATGAAGAAACCCAGGCCAAAAGTGGCATTATCAGTCCGTTTTTAGTGCCAGATGCCTGTTATCTTGACTCCGTGCTTACGGTCAGTTTACCATCTAAATTAACAGCTGAAACAGGTATCGATGCCCTGTCACATTGTATTGAAGCTTACACAAACAAATTTGCGCACCCTACGGTAGATACTTATGCCTTGAGAGGTATTAAACTGATATCAGATAACCTTGAAAAAGCTTACCAAGATGGCAGCGATATTGAGGCTCGTTCAGCATTGCTTTTAGGCTCTATGTATGGTGGTCTCTGTTTAGGTCCGGTCAATACATCAGCGGTGCATGCTTTATCGTATGGTTTGGGCGGGAAGTTTCATATAGCGCATGGGCTTTCAAACGCCATTTTAATGCCTGAAGTGCTACGCTTCAACCTTTCGGCTAATCCAAAACGACATGCCGAAGTGGCTCGTGCATTAGGCATAACCTGGAATGGAAGTGATGAAAACATAGCCGCTTTGGGTATCGAAAAAATAGAAGCGCTTTCTAATGCTTGTGGCATTCCTCAAAAACTTTCAGAAATTGGTATAACAAAAGAAGTTTTGCCCGAGTTGGCCGATATAGCCATGAAAGTAACTCGATTGCTCAAAAATAATCCAAGAGAAGTCACCCGCCAGGATGCCATTAATATTTACAAAAAACTGCTTTAA
- the pdxA gene encoding 4-hydroxythreonine-4-phosphate dehydrogenase PdxA — translation MKPKIGISMGDPAGIGPEIIIKTLALKDVYERCSPLVVGDAVTMQNEVNALKSSLKINAIQSVAEAKFENGIIDVFDLKNVDADALQPGVVTAMAGKAAFEAVIKNIELALAKDIDATVTAPINKESIHKAGHKYSGHTEIYAEYTKTKKYAMLLADENFRVIHASTHVSLRQACDLCKKDRVFEVITLLNDACKKFGIEKPRIAVAGLNPHAGENQLFGDEEVDEIIPAMEQAKKLGIDAQGPFPPDTMFVKAVQGKFDGCVAMYHDQGHIPFKLEGFKWDNEKETMKSVKGVNITLGLPIIRTSVDHGTAFEIAGQGIASSDAMLVAIDYAILMAKHNN, via the coding sequence ATGAAACCCAAAATAGGAATTTCAATGGGTGATCCGGCCGGAATTGGTCCAGAGATTATCATAAAAACATTAGCACTTAAGGATGTTTACGAACGATGCAGTCCCTTGGTGGTTGGTGATGCAGTAACCATGCAAAACGAAGTTAATGCATTAAAATCTTCATTAAAAATAAACGCCATCCAAAGTGTTGCTGAGGCCAAATTTGAAAATGGTATTATTGATGTTTTTGATTTAAAAAACGTTGATGCCGATGCGTTGCAACCGGGAGTTGTAACCGCTATGGCTGGAAAGGCAGCTTTCGAGGCAGTTATTAAAAATATAGAATTGGCTTTGGCTAAAGATATCGATGCAACTGTTACGGCTCCCATAAACAAAGAATCGATTCATAAGGCAGGGCACAAATATTCTGGGCATACCGAAATTTATGCCGAGTACACAAAAACCAAAAAATACGCCATGCTTTTGGCCGATGAGAATTTTAGGGTGATTCATGCTAGTACACACGTATCGTTACGTCAAGCGTGCGATTTATGTAAAAAAGACCGTGTTTTTGAAGTGATAACCTTGTTGAATGACGCTTGTAAAAAATTCGGCATTGAAAAACCGCGCATTGCCGTTGCTGGATTAAACCCTCATGCTGGAGAAAACCAACTGTTTGGGGATGAGGAAGTTGATGAGATTATTCCTGCTATGGAACAAGCCAAAAAACTGGGTATTGATGCCCAAGGCCCCTTTCCTCCCGATACCATGTTTGTAAAAGCCGTTCAAGGGAAATTTGATGGCTGTGTGGCCATGTACCACGACCAAGGGCATATTCCGTTTAAACTCGAAGGCTTTAAATGGGATAACGAAAAGGAAACGATGAAAAGCGTAAAGGGTGTGAATATCACTTTGGGATTGCCCATTATTAGAACCTCGGTTGACCACGGTACTGCTTTTGAAATTGCGGGTCAAGGTATAGCTTCTTCCGATGCGATGTTGGTAGCTATCGATTATGCTATTTTAATGGCCAAACACAACAATTAA
- a CDS encoding four-carbon acid sugar kinase family protein, with translation MITVIADDITGAAEIAGVCLRYGVGVSLGIDKVPEQLAKVAVVATDSRSLGANEAYNTHQQIIKKKLKMTPDTIVFKKCDSVLRGHVLTEIKALIDATGKSTVLLQPSNPITNRCIKNGVYYVDGQKIENTGFATDPDFPAKMSSVKALLVSRTSEENLLSVKTGDIEHLSSESIHVPDCESETDLVENLNVYNKNILIGGSAAFFEQFLKKLGIISVKKDIKNLSFTANYVLVSGSTHPESVAFAKQLEEQGCPLLSFPVKLLKKDCSDANIQEFTKQVVEVYKKKRKLIVRISDEIIQFENSSTVLKNRLSLVVDALLSAIDVNELFIEGGASAYDILNALSWNSFKPTEALAPGVLRMQNNRDKRRHITLKPGSYKWPKGLIY, from the coding sequence ATGATAACCGTAATTGCTGATGATATAACGGGAGCAGCTGAAATTGCTGGAGTTTGTTTACGCTACGGCGTAGGTGTTTCTCTTGGGATAGATAAGGTGCCCGAACAATTGGCGAAAGTGGCTGTTGTTGCTACAGATTCACGCTCTTTGGGAGCTAACGAAGCTTACAATACGCATCAGCAAATTATAAAAAAAAAATTAAAAATGACACCCGATACCATTGTGTTTAAAAAATGCGATTCGGTATTGCGTGGCCATGTACTGACTGAAATAAAAGCCTTGATTGACGCTACTGGAAAGTCAACGGTTTTATTGCAACCATCAAATCCCATTACAAACCGCTGTATTAAAAATGGCGTGTATTATGTCGATGGCCAAAAAATTGAAAATACCGGTTTTGCTACCGATCCCGATTTTCCGGCTAAAATGTCATCGGTTAAAGCGCTATTGGTCAGTAGAACTTCAGAAGAAAACCTTCTTTCGGTAAAAACGGGTGATATTGAACACCTTTCTTCAGAAAGTATTCATGTTCCTGATTGTGAAAGTGAAACCGATTTGGTCGAAAACCTAAACGTTTATAACAAAAATATTTTAATTGGTGGAAGTGCCGCTTTTTTTGAGCAATTTTTAAAAAAGTTGGGCATTATTTCAGTTAAAAAAGACATCAAAAATCTTAGCTTTACGGCAAACTACGTTTTGGTTTCAGGAAGTACGCACCCAGAAAGTGTCGCTTTTGCTAAACAACTTGAAGAACAAGGTTGTCCGTTGTTAAGTTTTCCTGTAAAATTATTGAAAAAAGATTGTAGTGATGCAAATATTCAGGAGTTTACGAAACAAGTTGTTGAGGTTTACAAGAAAAAAAGGAAGTTGATTGTTAGAATTTCAGATGAAATTATTCAATTTGAAAACAGTTCAACTGTACTTAAAAACAGATTGAGTTTGGTTGTTGATGCTTTGCTTTCCGCAATAGATGTTAACGAACTGTTTATTGAGGGCGGTGCCAGTGCTTACGATATTTTAAATGCATTAAGTTGGAACAGTTTTAAACCGACAGAGGCTTTGGCACCTGGAGTTTTGCGGATGCAAAATAATCGAGATAAGCGTAGACATATAACGTTAAAACCTGGGAGCTACAAATGGCCAAAAGGATTGATATATTAA
- a CDS encoding extracellular solute-binding protein, giving the protein MIILKGIAWNHTRGFTSVVATAQRFEELNPDVRIIWEKRSLQAFADATLSELTANYDLLIMDNPHVSIAARDKVLLPFDDYLSADFLKELADNTVGKSNASYNVDGKQWTLATDAAAPIATWREDLLEQQNIKIPKTWKELMALAETGKVGFASIPIDTLMHHYMMCIALGAEVFESKTEVAPRNVMIEAIKTYKQLVDLIPSYCLEMNPIRMAEHMTINNDIVYSPFNYGYSNYSKKNYVEHTLKAGGLVTFNGKRLRSTLGGAGIAVSSKTKHAEMAMKYAEFTASEKVQSGLYFEFGGQPGHRKSWLSEEVNSQCKNFFKDTLQTLDEATLRPQYYGYMHFQDEASPVIYEAITEKVSIEAAVDKMNEIYKESLTH; this is encoded by the coding sequence ATGATCATATTAAAAGGAATAGCCTGGAACCACACCCGTGGATTTACCTCGGTAGTGGCCACGGCACAACGTTTTGAGGAGTTAAACCCCGATGTTAGAATCATTTGGGAAAAGCGTTCATTGCAAGCTTTTGCAGATGCTACGTTAAGTGAATTAACAGCAAATTACGATTTGTTGATAATGGATAATCCACACGTTTCTATTGCGGCAAGAGATAAGGTGCTTTTGCCTTTCGATGATTATTTAAGTGCCGATTTTTTGAAGGAATTAGCAGATAATACCGTCGGAAAATCGAATGCGAGTTATAACGTTGATGGCAAACAATGGACGCTAGCTACCGATGCTGCAGCACCTATTGCCACTTGGCGTGAAGATTTACTTGAGCAGCAAAACATTAAAATTCCCAAAACTTGGAAAGAATTAATGGCTTTGGCAGAAACTGGAAAAGTAGGTTTTGCGTCTATTCCTATTGATACATTAATGCACCATTACATGATGTGTATTGCTTTGGGAGCTGAAGTTTTTGAAAGTAAAACTGAAGTGGCTCCACGTAACGTTATGATTGAAGCCATAAAAACATATAAACAATTGGTGGATTTAATTCCGTCTTATTGTCTGGAAATGAATCCGATACGAATGGCTGAGCACATGACGATAAACAACGATATTGTTTACAGTCCGTTTAATTATGGATACTCCAATTACTCCAAGAAAAATTATGTTGAGCATACATTAAAAGCTGGTGGATTGGTAACCTTCAACGGAAAACGATTACGCTCAACTTTGGGTGGTGCCGGTATAGCGGTTTCCTCGAAAACAAAACATGCTGAAATGGCTATGAAATATGCTGAGTTTACCGCTTCTGAAAAAGTGCAATCCGGACTTTATTTTGAGTTTGGTGGGCAACCGGGCCATAGAAAATCATGGTTAAGTGAAGAAGTTAACAGCCAATGTAAAAACTTTTTCAAAGACACCTTACAAACTTTGGATGAAGCGACTTTAAGACCTCAATACTATGGTTATATGCATTTTCAGGATGAAGCAAGTCCTGTTATTTACGAAGCCATAACCGAAAAAGTAAGTATTGAAGCAGCGGTCGATAAAATGAACGAAATTTATAAAGAATCCCTAACGCATTAA
- a CDS encoding CoA transferase, producing the protein MVKPLDGLLVLEFSQFLAGPSAGLKLADLGARVIKIERPVKGEACRQLSIKDLFVDDSSMLFHTINRNKESFAANLKDLDDLEQVKKLIAKADIMTHNFRPGVMEKIGLDFKKVLSINPKIIYGVIMGYGSEGPWAKKPGQDLLVQSLSGLTWLSGKSIQGPVPFGLAVADLMCGNHFVQGILAALLKRAKTGKGVLVEVSLLESILDVQFEALTIFLNNGGKLANRGNVRGSAHAFLSAPYGIYETNDGYLALAMGDLLLMAEVLEVDLGKYTNKKTWFRSRAAIRKILAKRIITKSSDHWIGVLREKGLWCEKVLNYQDLNGRPFMDDLQLKQTVKNSKGETMVTTRSPIQIDGELLLDDKAAPQVGEDNNAINEQFLTN; encoded by the coding sequence ATGGTAAAACCATTAGACGGTTTATTGGTATTGGAGTTTTCGCAGTTTTTAGCAGGACCATCGGCTGGATTAAAATTAGCTGATTTGGGAGCCCGTGTTATTAAAATTGAACGGCCTGTAAAAGGCGAAGCTTGTCGTCAGCTTAGTATCAAAGATTTGTTTGTTGACGATAGTAGTATGTTATTTCACACCATTAATAGAAATAAAGAATCTTTCGCAGCCAATTTAAAGGATCTTGACGATTTAGAGCAAGTAAAAAAGCTGATAGCCAAAGCAGATATTATGACGCATAATTTCCGCCCTGGCGTTATGGAAAAAATTGGTTTAGACTTTAAAAAAGTACTAAGCATAAACCCAAAAATCATTTATGGTGTTATTATGGGTTACGGTAGCGAAGGTCCATGGGCTAAAAAACCGGGGCAGGATTTGTTGGTACAATCGCTTTCTGGGTTAACTTGGTTAAGCGGAAAGAGTATACAAGGTCCTGTACCCTTTGGATTGGCAGTGGCCGATTTAATGTGTGGGAACCATTTTGTGCAAGGTATTTTGGCCGCATTGCTTAAACGTGCTAAAACAGGAAAAGGCGTTTTGGTTGAAGTCAGTTTACTGGAATCGATTTTAGATGTGCAGTTTGAAGCGCTCACTATATTTTTAAACAATGGCGGAAAATTGGCCAATAGGGGAAATGTTCGCGGTAGTGCGCATGCTTTTTTAAGTGCACCTTACGGTATTTACGAAACCAACGATGGCTATTTGGCTTTAGCCATGGGCGATTTATTGCTAATGGCTGAAGTTTTAGAGGTCGATTTAGGAAAGTATACGAATAAGAAAACATGGTTTCGTTCGCGCGCAGCAATTAGAAAAATTTTAGCAAAAAGAATTATAACCAAAAGTTCGGATCATTGGATTGGTGTTTTAAGGGAAAAAGGATTATGGTGCGAAAAAGTACTGAATTATCAAGATTTAAACGGTCGGCCTTTTATGGACGATTTGCAGTTAAAGCAAACCGTGAAAAACTCAAAGGGGGAAACCATGGTAACTACACGAAGCCCTATTCAAATTGACGGCGAGCTTTTATTGGATGATAAAGCAGCACCTCAGGTAGGGGAAGATAATAATGCTATTAACGAACAATTTTTAACGAACTAA
- a CDS encoding CoA transferase has protein sequence MKPLEDYLIIDFSQFLSGPSASLRLADLGARVIKVEKPGLGDICRTLYTSDLIMNGESSIFHTINRNKESFAADFKDEQDLKKLKVLIEKADVVMHNFRPGVMERVGLSYDDVKAINPKVVYAEISGYGNHPDLVDKPGQDLLLQSLTALTWLTGNQNDGPVPMGLSIVDMLAGAHLAQGILAALYRKTVKNVGALVQVSMLESAIDFQFETITTFFNDGGELPVRTKTNNAHAYLGAPYGIYRTKDGFLALAMGSIPVLADLLKCNELLKFPENKFELRDKIKKILAKHLKTQTTGFWLNILEPADIWCAKVLNYQELFEEEGFKVLHFVQSVTMGDGYEYKTTRCPIKIDGEVFKSIKASPKLGEHNEKIILELINN, from the coding sequence ATGAAGCCCTTAGAAGATTATTTAATAATTGATTTTAGCCAGTTCTTATCAGGGCCTTCGGCAAGTTTACGCTTGGCCGATTTGGGAGCAAGAGTGATAAAAGTGGAAAAACCCGGTCTTGGTGATATATGCCGAACGCTTTATACTTCCGATTTAATAATGAACGGCGAATCGTCTATTTTTCATACAATTAATAGAAACAAAGAATCGTTTGCCGCCGATTTTAAAGATGAACAAGACCTTAAAAAATTGAAAGTTTTAATTGAAAAGGCCGATGTGGTTATGCATAACTTCCGCCCAGGAGTGATGGAGCGTGTAGGGTTGAGTTACGACGATGTAAAAGCAATAAATCCAAAAGTGGTTTATGCCGAAATATCAGGTTACGGTAACCACCCTGATTTGGTTGATAAACCGGGTCAGGATTTGTTGTTACAGTCTCTAACGGCACTAACATGGCTAACGGGCAACCAAAATGATGGTCCCGTACCAATGGGCCTATCTATTGTAGATATGCTGGCCGGTGCACATTTGGCACAAGGTATTTTAGCAGCACTTTACAGAAAAACGGTTAAAAACGTTGGTGCTTTGGTACAAGTAAGTATGTTGGAATCGGCAATCGATTTTCAGTTTGAAACGATCACCACTTTTTTTAATGACGGAGGTGAACTCCCCGTAAGGACAAAAACCAACAACGCTCACGCTTATTTGGGGGCTCCCTATGGTATTTATAGAACTAAAGATGGATTTTTAGCACTGGCAATGGGGTCGATACCGGTATTGGCCGATTTATTGAAGTGCAACGAATTGCTTAAATTTCCAGAAAATAAATTCGAATTACGGGATAAAATTAAAAAAATACTGGCAAAACACCTTAAAACACAAACAACCGGTTTTTGGCTCAACATTTTAGAGCCCGCTGATATTTGGTGCGCCAAAGTTTTAAATTATCAAGAGCTTTTTGAGGAAGAGGGGTTTAAAGTTTTGCATTTTGTTCAAAGCGTAACCATGGGCGACGGCTATGAATACAAAACAACGCGATGCCCCATTAAAATTGACGGAGAAGTATTCAAATCAATAAAAGCATCACCAAAACTTGGTGAGCACAACGAGAAAATTATATTGGAATTAATAAACAACTAA